One genomic window of Thermodesulfovibrionales bacterium includes the following:
- the pyrE gene encoding orotate phosphoribosyltransferase produces MNDRERLIELIKIRSYKYSEKPFRLSSGIYSNYYFNLKQTTYSPAGLYLVGKLIFEKIKELGLKVDAIGGLTMGADPIAFAVARYSYDMNEPIEAFVIRKEPKGHGTMSQIEGNVKEGNRVIIIDDVVTTGASTIKAINVAKAAGLIIVGVIALLDRCEQNGRQNIEALGYPFWSILTVRDFGINPEN; encoded by the coding sequence ATGAACGATAGGGAAAGACTTATAGAACTGATTAAAATCCGCTCGTATAAATACAGTGAAAAGCCTTTCAGGCTTTCATCGGGTATTTACAGTAATTATTACTTCAATCTAAAACAGACTACCTACAGCCCTGCAGGTCTTTATCTAGTAGGAAAGCTTATTTTTGAAAAAATTAAAGAGCTGGGTTTAAAGGTAGATGCCATTGGTGGACTTACCATGGGAGCTGACCCAATTGCCTTTGCCGTTGCCAGATATTCCTATGATATGAATGAGCCAATAGAGGCATTTGTAATAAGGAAAGAACCAAAAGGTCACGGCACAATGTCACAGATTGAAGGCAATGTAAAAGAGGGTAACAGAGTGATAATAATTGATGATGTTGTAACAACAGGAGCATCAACAATAAAGGCAATCAATGTGGCAAAGGCAGCAGGATTAATAATTGTCGGTGTGATAGCCCTTCTTGACAGGTGCGAGCAAAATGGAAGGCAGAATATAGAGGCCTTAGGCTACCCTTTCTGGAGTATTCTTACAGTCAGGGACTTTGGAATTAATCCTGAAAATTAA
- a CDS encoding ABC transporter permease, which yields MTGIIENFRNNPVSLAALLIIILLLAVALFAPYIAPYSPTEIDVDNVLSPPSLKHPFGTDELGRDVLSRMIYGVRVSLSVGFVAVSIAVFTGMIVGALAGYYGGRVDSILMRFVDIMLTFPTIFLILAVVIIVEQSIWTIMIIIGLTGWMDVARLVRAEFLTLREREFVLAARALGLNNIRIIFRHILPNSLAPVFVAAVFGIAGAILTESALSFLGFGIRPPEPSWGNILSSGKDHIEVAWWLSFFPGLAIFITTLSYNLVGETLRDSLDPRLRTIK from the coding sequence ATGACCGGTATTATTGAAAATTTCAGAAATAATCCTGTTTCCCTGGCTGCCCTTTTAATAATAATCCTGCTCTTAGCAGTTGCCCTTTTTGCACCTTATATAGCTCCCTATTCACCCACAGAGATAGATGTGGACAATGTACTTTCACCACCAAGCCTTAAACATCCCTTTGGAACAGATGAGCTCGGAAGAGATGTACTATCACGAATGATTTATGGTGTCCGAGTATCGCTAAGTGTGGGTTTTGTTGCTGTCTCAATTGCAGTTTTCACAGGAATGATTGTAGGAGCCCTGGCAGGTTATTATGGTGGCAGGGTTGATTCCATCTTGATGAGATTTGTTGATATAATGCTGACCTTTCCGACCATATTTCTTATACTGGCAGTTGTCATAATAGTGGAGCAGAGCATATGGACCATAATGATAATTATCGGACTTACCGGCTGGATGGATGTGGCAAGACTTGTAAGGGCAGAGTTTCTTACACTCAGGGAGAGAGAATTTGTACTTGCAGCAAGGGCGCTGGGGCTTAATAATATCAGGATTATATTCAGGCATATACTTCCAAACAGCCTTGCACCGGTATTCGTGGCTGCAGTATTCGGCATAGCAGGTGCAATCCTGACTGAGTCTGCTCTTTCTTTTCTTGGATTTGGCATAAGGCCACCAGAGCCGAGTTGGGGAAATATCCTAAGTTCTGGTAAGGACCATATAGAGGTTGCCTGGTGGCTTTCCTTTTTTCCTGGACTTGCAATATTTATAACAACACTTAGTTACAATCTTGTTGGAGAGACGCTAAGGGATAGTCTTGACCCAAGGCTGAGGACTATTAAGTAA